CAAAGGTTCTTCCATCCCGGAGGTGAACCTGCTGCATGGTTAATAGTGCACGCTTAAAGAGGAAACCGGAAATAGGTAACGGTACAGAAAGGGAATTTTCCAGGGCGGGGTCTTGCTCTTTTTCACCTTGTGGATGTTCATGTCCCCTTTTATTTATAGGAGCAAGATTTCTTGTTCCGGGCCGTGCAAACCTTCCCTTCTTGACTCCGGGCAGTAAAATGCCCGTACACAATGCTGCCAGATAATGAATGGCAAGCAGAATCAGCCCCAGCCTGGCGTTATGTAGGAAACCTGCCCCAATGATGGTGATGATCAAAAGAGGGCTGCCAAGATGGGAAAGACAGAGCAGCTTTTCCCCTTCTTTGCGGGAGATCAATCTTTTTCTGCGCAAATCAGCCGTAACTGCGGCACCGGCGGGAAAACCTGCTACAGTTCCTGCGGCTAAAGCCCAGCCTCCCGTACCCGGCAGACGGAAGAGAATTCTCATCAAGGGTTCCAGCAAAATGCCCAGTGCGTGGACTACACCTAGCCCTGACAATATTTCAGATAAAATAATAAAAGGGATCAAGGCGGGAAATACGAATTTCCACCAGACAGACAACCCTTTCATAGAAGCATCAAAAGCTTCTTCGGGAAACAATATGATACTGATGACGAGAATCCCAACCAGTAAACCGAGCAGAATTGTCCTGTAAGGGCTGGAGGAAGCGAAGGACTTTTGCGGCATATAATCACCTCGTTTATCGGGAATGCGTATACGGGCTCGATACATATTACGCATACGATTTTACGTTTAGACCAAGCCCTACGAACATACACTAGTTCATATCGGCTTGTCTTATGTGCGAGCAGGAAGGAGAGAGACTATGAACAGGAAAGAAGATAAACGGGGATTGCTCAAAAAAAGGAGAATGAGTATACAGAGGAAATTTATTGTCACTCTCGTATTGATTTTCCTTTTCCTTTACGGGATTTTTAACATTCCGCTTCCCTACTATATTTATATGCCGGGATCGGCAGAGCGGATTAAACCGATGATGGAAGTGAATAAAGGGTATCCGGAAGAAAAAGGGGCTTTTTACTTGACAACCGTACTGATGAGCAATACTAATGTGGTGAATTATGTACTTGCCCTTTTAGATCCGAATAAGGAATTACAAACCAAGAAAAGTGTTCTGCGGGGGCAAAGCCAGGCGGAATACTCCCAGCGCCAGGTCACGGTGATGCAGGCTTCACAGAGTAATGCCATGGCTGCTGCTTACAAAAAAGCCGGGGTCCCTTTCCACATTGAAAGCCAGGCAGTATTGGTCCAGCAGTTGACTCCCGGCTTGCCGGCAGAGAAGAAGCTAAAAATCGGGGATTCCATCATGAGAGTAAATGACAAGCCTGTTAAAAGCACCGCAGAGCTCAAAGATGCTTTGAAGGATAAAAAAGCAGGGGATACGGTTAAAATTACGTACAAACGAGAAGTTGGACAAGAACCTCAAACCATTGACGTACAATTGGGCGAACTTCCTGCTAATCCAGACACAGGTGAGAAGAAAGCGGGACTTGGAGTTTTGCTTGTGGACCTTCAGGCTGTCAAGTCGGATGAGGAAGACAAGCAGATTAAAATGCATGTAAGTGATATTGGCGGACCTTCCGCTGGCTTAATGTTTTCTTTGGAAATGTATAATCAGCTTGTGCCGGAGGACATTACAAAAGGGTACAGAATCGCTGGAACCGGAGAAATAGACCCGGAAGGCCATGTTGGGGTCATCGGCGGTATCCAGCATAAAATTGTGGCTGCGGATGAAGTAGGGGCGGAAATTTTCTTTGCACCTAAGGATTATATTGCGGAAGACGGTACGAAGGTTCCAAACTATACGGTTGCCGTACAAAAAGCTAAAGAAATTGGAACCAAGATGAAGATAGTGGAAGTAGCTACGATAGATGATGCGCTTCAATATTTAGCTTCTCTGCCCCCTAAAGAGGAGCAGAAATAGAAATGAGCATGGATGAACACTCCGGGATGAATTGTTGACAAAAGTCGATCTTAATAGCTATAATAAACTTTGTTTGAGGTGATCATCATGCAGATTAATTTACGAGATTTGGCTGCAAAAGGACAACCGGTCCAGTTGCACGAAGAGATAGATATTTCTTCTTTGGTGAAAAATCGTAAAGATATTCTTCACTATGGAACGGCGGTTGCCGATCTGAAAGTAATCTGTACGGTAGGAACTGCAGAGGTCAGCGGCAGTATCAAACTGGAGCTGGAATGCAGTTGCTCCCGTTGCTTAACACCGGTCAAAGAAACAATGGACATTCCTTTCGGGAATGTTTTGCCGAGAAGACAGGTGGTTTAGAACAGCAAGATCAAGAGAAATATGACATTCATCCGGCAGGAGAGGACTATATCGATCTGTCTCCTTATATATTGGAGAATGTAATGGTATCTCTGCCATATGCTCCTCTTTGCAAAGAGGCGTGTAAGGGGCTATGCCCGAATTGCGGCACCAACCTGAACCATCAACAATGCGGCTGTGAGACGGCCAAGATAGACCCCCGTCTTGCAGGGCTGGCTGACTTTTTTGAAAAATAAGAAGAAATAAGCGTTCTTATTTTATTCTTATCTTTCGACAGGAAACGCGGAGCCGGTGAGCGAAGCTGTTACCTATCCAAACATAAGCAAACATTACATCTGCTAAGGAGGTGGGATCATGGCAGTACCTCAAAGAAGAACATCCAAAACTCGTCGCGACAAGCGCCGTACTCACTTTAAACTGGAAGTACCGGGCATGGTAAAATGCGAGCAATGCGGTGAGCTGAAAAAAGCTCATCACGTTTGCAAAACTTGCGGCACTTACAAAGGAAGAGAAATCGTTCAAGCTTAATAGTACCAGAAGGTAGTACTTCATCTTTGGAGGTGAGGTGCTATTTTTTTTCTTTCCTTTTTGCTCTAAATTATATATACTACATTTTAGTATCAGGTAATAAGACGAGCTATAGAAACGAGCATTTTACATCATGATGTTAAATGCTTACGTAGCTACTACATAGGATAAGGTGGTGCTCTTCATCGAACGCCTTCCGAAACGACAACGGCAGCAGCAGTTACTGAAGGCCATTGAAAATAATCCTTTTATGACTGATGAGGAACTGATGAAGCTGTTTCGGGTCAGCATACAAACCGTCCGGCTGGATCGGCTGGAACTGGGGATCCCGGAACTGCGCGAGCGCATCAAAACGATGGCGGAAAAAACGTAT
This Paenibacillus larvae subsp. larvae DNA region includes the following protein-coding sequences:
- a CDS encoding SepM family pheromone-processing serine protease is translated as MNRKEDKRGLLKKRRMSIQRKFIVTLVLIFLFLYGIFNIPLPYYIYMPGSAERIKPMMEVNKGYPEEKGAFYLTTVLMSNTNVVNYVLALLDPNKELQTKKSVLRGQSQAEYSQRQVTVMQASQSNAMAAAYKKAGVPFHIESQAVLVQQLTPGLPAEKKLKIGDSIMRVNDKPVKSTAELKDALKDKKAGDTVKITYKREVGQEPQTIDVQLGELPANPDTGEKKAGLGVLLVDLQAVKSDEEDKQIKMHVSDIGGPSAGLMFSLEMYNQLVPEDITKGYRIAGTGEIDPEGHVGVIGGIQHKIVAADEVGAEIFFAPKDYIAEDGTKVPNYTVAVQKAKEIGTKMKIVEVATIDDALQYLASLPPKEEQK
- a CDS encoding YceD family protein, which codes for MQINLRDLAAKGQPVQLHEEIDISSLVKNRKDILHYGTAVADLKVICTVGTAEVSGSIKLELECSCSRCLTPVKETMDIPFGNVLPRRQVV
- a CDS encoding nucleoside recognition domain-containing protein; translated protein: MPQKSFASSSPYRTILLGLLVGILVISIILFPEEAFDASMKGLSVWWKFVFPALIPFIILSEILSGLGVVHALGILLEPLMRILFRLPGTGGWALAAGTVAGFPAGAAVTADLRRKRLISRKEGEKLLCLSHLGSPLLIITIIGAGFLHNARLGLILLAIHYLAALCTGILLPGVKKGRFARPGTRNLAPINKRGHEHPQGEKEQDPALENSLSVPLPISGFLFKRALLTMQQVHLRDGRTFGKLLGDSVTNAVQTVMIIGGYIMIFSVLLHVLNLTGVLSIFEYISALPAVKEWLDSDSIHSVITGLLEVHLGAFGFSGTASHLTVSQAAALAGLLGFGGFASHAQVKSLIYETDLRYLPFLVSRTVHALLSIVLTLVCWEPAGQLWNADQPSFLQENSPFAGASSAWLVQSIPLFETIMYEGILLTVLLALAIMISALLMKRKYSVS
- the rpmF gene encoding 50S ribosomal protein L32 produces the protein MAVPQRRTSKTRRDKRRTHFKLEVPGMVKCEQCGELKKAHHVCKTCGTYKGREIVQA
- a CDS encoding DUF177 domain-containing protein; translated protein: MQLLPLLNTGQRNNGHSFRECFAEKTGGLEQQDQEKYDIHPAGEDYIDLSPYILENVMVSLPYAPLCKEACKGLCPNCGTNLNHQQCGCETAKIDPRLAGLADFFEK